One genomic segment of Aliarcobacter cibarius includes these proteins:
- a CDS encoding MFS transporter, producing the protein MNKNTLKSKEVFLYGILGIPIAFLGFPLYIYLPTFYVEHIGLSIGFVGFILLIARILDMIADPFIGRFCDIYSTKFKIIFISSFFLIAGLFFLIKPFYNSYIWLFVFSIITYISYSFVLIPYLSLNSILSNNEKDNTRLAFSREIFIIIGVLISLLIPYIFLVSKDSKKSLEILLYFILAIFPIISIIFYTKLKSLEIKNKNIVHNNFLESLKNFFISYPNQKRLFFAFLFNNLANALPATLFLFFVKYILVLEDKTGLFLIIYFLSAIVTFPIWIKISNKLSKKTTWILSIIIAISAFIFVPFLNEGDFIYFTLICFFTGMCLGADMALPSSIQADVANFTKQKEDLTGVLFGFWAMITKLSLALAVAISFITLEFTNFENENINQYSIFAIIFLYSILPIIFKIFSIISLLKYQLTK; encoded by the coding sequence TTGAATAAAAATACCCTAAAAAGCAAAGAAGTATTCCTTTATGGCATCCTTGGAATTCCTATTGCTTTTTTGGGTTTTCCTTTATATATATACTTACCAACTTTTTATGTAGAACATATTGGTTTAAGCATTGGATTTGTTGGTTTTATTTTACTAATTGCAAGAATATTAGATATGATAGCTGATCCATTTATTGGACGATTTTGTGATATTTATAGTACAAAATTTAAAATTATATTTATATCTTCTTTTTTTCTAATTGCAGGTTTATTTTTTTTAATAAAACCTTTTTATAACAGTTATATTTGGTTGTTTGTTTTTTCAATAATTACTTACATCTCATATAGTTTTGTCTTAATTCCCTATTTAAGTTTAAATTCTATTTTAAGTAATAATGAAAAAGATAATACAAGATTAGCTTTCTCAAGAGAAATTTTTATAATTATTGGTGTTTTAATATCTCTATTAATTCCCTATATTTTTTTAGTTTCGAAAGATTCAAAAAAAAGTTTAGAGATTTTACTATATTTTATTTTGGCTATTTTTCCGATTATTTCCATAATTTTTTATACAAAATTAAAATCTTTAGAAATTAAAAATAAAAATATTGTTCATAATAATTTTTTAGAATCATTAAAAAACTTTTTTATTAGTTATCCAAATCAAAAAAGACTATTTTTTGCTTTTTTATTTAATAACTTAGCAAATGCTCTTCCTGCAACTTTATTTTTATTTTTCGTAAAATATATTTTAGTTTTAGAAGATAAAACTGGTCTATTTTTAATAATATATTTTTTGAGTGCAATTGTTACTTTTCCTATTTGGATAAAAATTTCAAATAAATTATCAAAAAAAACTACTTGGATTTTATCAATAATTATTGCTATTAGTGCATTTATTTTTGTACCATTTTTAAATGAGGGCGATTTTATATATTTTACTCTTATTTGCTTTTTTACTGGAATGTGTTTGGGAGCTGATATGGCATTACCATCATCTATTCAAGCTGATGTTGCTAATTTTACAAAACAAAAAGAGGATTTAACAGGAGTTTTGTTTGGTTTTTGGGCTATGATTACAAAATTATCATTAGCACTAGCTGTTGCAATATCTTTTATAACTTTAGAATTTACAAATTTTGAAAATGAAAACATAAATCAATACTCAATTTTTGCAATTATTTTTTTATATTCAATTCTACCAATAATATTTAAAATATTTTCAATTATTTCATTACTTAAATATCAACTGACAAAATAA
- a CDS encoding lipocalin family protein: MKSIFLTIFFSLTTLFANNSIDAKKFSGLWYEIARVENKFQTSCVASSVEYKLENDNTYDVYNRCFENELNGKLIEYNGSAELENNELFMRYFLVFTSSYKIEYINDYKTAVITNNDYSNVWIMSRTPNIDKFELENILKNLEKKMDTSKLIFTKLDPKGKYK, translated from the coding sequence TTGAAGTCTATATTTTTAACAATATTTTTTTCTTTAACCACCCTTTTTGCAAATAATTCGATTGATGCAAAAAAGTTTTCAGGGCTTTGGTATGAGATTGCAAGAGTTGAAAACAAATTTCAAACTTCCTGTGTAGCATCAAGTGTTGAATATAAACTTGAAAATGATAACACATACGATGTTTATAATAGATGTTTTGAAAATGAATTAAATGGAAAATTAATCGAATATAATGGTTCGGCAGAACTAGAAAATAATGAACTTTTTATGAGATATTTTTTAGTTTTTACAAGTTCATACAAAATAGAGTATATAAATGATTACAAAACGGCGGTTATTACAAATAATGATTATTCAAATGTTTGGATTATGAGTAGAACTCCAAATATAGATAAGTTTGAATTAGAAAATATATTAAAAAACTTAGAGAAAAAAATGGATACTTCAAAATTAATTTTTACAAAACTTGATCCAAAAGGAAAATATAAATGA
- a CDS encoding NAD(P)/FAD-dependent oxidoreductase: MKIAVLGAGISGLGSAYILSKKYEVDLYEKDNRLGGHARTTMVEENGKVFGVDTGFLVFNHPTYPLLTKLFKELDVKIENSDMSFAFWDKDENRAYNGSSLKGMFAQKRNLFSVTHYKMISDILAFNKKANQDLETNSKDLDKTLGEYIKDYSNAFKKRYLLPMGAAIWSTPSDEMNLFPARTFLTFFKNHGLLGVTTHHQWLTVSNGSINYVNKIREKISGKIFLNSDVIKVQREQNGVYLIHRNGNKSFYDKVVLAMHAPEALEILENPTQKEIEILSAFKYKENSAVLHSDNNILYSDKKMYAAWNYTSSNKQNQVVTLTYWINTLQNLKTKKDYFVSLNETQNIDNVIEKISYDHPQFDTKAIKMQNRKDEICGQNNTYFAGAYWKYGFHEDGLLSATKVASKLGCEF; the protein is encoded by the coding sequence ATGAAAATAGCAGTTTTAGGAGCTGGAATTAGTGGACTTGGAAGTGCTTATATTTTAAGTAAAAAATATGAAGTTGACTTATATGAAAAAGATAATAGATTAGGTGGACATGCAAGAACTACTATGGTTGAAGAAAATGGTAAAGTTTTTGGTGTAGATACTGGTTTTTTAGTTTTTAATCATCCTACTTATCCACTTTTAACAAAACTATTTAAAGAGTTAGATGTAAAAATAGAGAATTCTGATATGAGTTTCGCTTTTTGGGATAAAGATGAAAATAGAGCTTATAATGGTTCTTCTTTAAAAGGTATGTTTGCTCAAAAAAGAAATCTTTTCTCTGTAACTCACTATAAAATGATAAGTGATATTTTAGCTTTTAATAAAAAAGCAAATCAAGATTTAGAAACAAATAGTAAAGACTTAGATAAAACTTTAGGTGAATATATAAAAGATTATTCAAATGCTTTTAAAAAGAGGTATTTACTTCCAATGGGAGCTGCTATTTGGTCAACTCCAAGTGATGAAATGAATCTTTTTCCAGCAAGAACATTTTTAACATTTTTTAAAAACCATGGACTTTTAGGTGTAACAACACATCATCAATGGCTTACTGTTAGTAATGGAAGCATAAATTATGTAAATAAAATTAGAGAAAAGATTTCTGGAAAAATATTTTTAAATTCAGATGTTATAAAAGTTCAAAGAGAACAAAATGGGGTTTATTTAATTCATAGAAATGGGAATAAATCTTTTTATGATAAAGTAGTTCTTGCTATGCATGCACCTGAAGCTTTAGAGATTTTAGAAAATCCAACACAAAAAGAGATTGAGATTTTAAGTGCTTTTAAATATAAAGAAAATAGTGCAGTTTTACATAGTGATAATAATATTTTATACTCAGATAAAAAAATGTATGCAGCTTGGAACTATACAAGTTCAAATAAACAAAATCAAGTTGTGACTTTGACTTATTGGATAAATACTTTACAAAATTTAAAAACAAAAAAAGATTATTTTGTTTCTTTAAATGAAACTCAAAATATAGATAATGTAATTGAAAAAATATCTTATGACCATCCTCAATTTGATACAAAAGCTATAAAAATGCAAAATAGAAAAGATGAAATATGTGGACAAAATAATACATATTTTGCAGGAGCATACTGGAAATATGGGTTTCATGAAGATGGACTTTTGAGTGCTACAAAAGTAGCTTCGAAACTTGGATGTGAATTTTAA